A single genomic interval of Variovorax sp. PMC12 harbors:
- a CDS encoding nuclear transport factor 2 family protein yields the protein MTAQPSSSSSHVTTDTLAAFSDAWNRHDIDALMGFMTPDCIFQTAAGPDACGTRHTGTEAVRKAFAAAWATVPDAQWINGQHFVHGDFGTSQWTFTGTAADGSRIETDGIDVFTFRNGKIHLKNVFRKARPNLPAAK from the coding sequence GTGACTGCCCAGCCTTCTTCCTCTTCTTCCCACGTGACCACCGACACCCTCGCCGCATTTAGCGACGCCTGGAACCGCCACGACATCGACGCGCTGATGGGCTTCATGACGCCCGACTGCATCTTCCAGACCGCCGCCGGCCCCGACGCCTGCGGCACGCGCCACACGGGCACCGAGGCGGTGCGCAAGGCCTTCGCCGCCGCCTGGGCAACCGTGCCCGACGCGCAATGGATCAACGGCCAGCACTTCGTGCACGGCGACTTCGGCACCTCGCAGTGGACCTTCACCGGCACCGCCGCCGACGGCAGCCGCATCGAGACCGACGGCATCGACGTCTTCACATTCAGGAACGGAAAGATCCACCTGAAGAACGTGTTCCGCAAGGCCCGCCCCAACCTGCCCGCCGCGAAGTGA
- a CDS encoding ABC transporter permease: protein MPPVASASQPAARPPVRVEHPGMEAMRMFLRNPAAIAGMAMLLIVLVVAVAGPWLYPADPFEIRAAPLTPPFSEDAWLGSDYLGRDVLTALIYGGRATLLVGAVAALLSVLIGITLGAFAGYYGGKIDAALMKLTEFFQVLPALLFAMVVVTLFSPTLVTVTLAIGIVSWTGTARLTRAEFMKYRGLEFVRAERAIGAGDARIIWKVILPNALPPLVVSATLAIGAAILFEAGLSFLGLGDPNQMSWGLMIGSSRQYVLSCWWAVAFPGAAIFITVLAVSLIGDGLNDALNPKLRER, encoded by the coding sequence ATGCCTCCTGTTGCTTCCGCTTCCCAACCCGCCGCCAGGCCGCCAGTGCGCGTAGAACACCCCGGCATGGAGGCGATGCGCATGTTCCTGCGCAACCCCGCCGCCATTGCCGGCATGGCCATGTTGCTGATCGTGTTGGTGGTGGCCGTCGCCGGGCCGTGGCTCTACCCGGCCGACCCGTTCGAGATCAGGGCCGCGCCGCTCACACCGCCGTTCAGCGAGGACGCCTGGCTCGGCAGCGACTACCTGGGCCGCGACGTGCTCACTGCGCTGATCTACGGCGGGCGCGCCACGCTGCTGGTGGGCGCGGTGGCCGCGCTGCTGTCGGTGCTGATCGGCATCACGCTCGGCGCCTTTGCCGGCTACTACGGCGGCAAGATCGATGCCGCGCTGATGAAGCTCACCGAGTTCTTCCAGGTGCTGCCCGCGCTGCTGTTCGCGATGGTGGTGGTCACGCTGTTCTCGCCCACGCTGGTGACGGTGACGCTGGCTATCGGCATCGTGAGCTGGACCGGCACGGCGCGGCTCACACGCGCCGAGTTCATGAAGTACCGCGGACTGGAGTTCGTGCGGGCCGAAAGGGCCATCGGCGCCGGCGACGCGCGCATCATCTGGAAGGTGATTCTTCCCAACGCGCTGCCGCCGCTGGTGGTGTCGGCCACGCTGGCGATCGGCGCCGCCATCCTGTTCGAGGCGGGCCTTTCCTTCCTCGGATTGGGCGACCCCAACCAGATGAGCTGGGGGCTGATGATCGGCTCCAGCCGGCAGTATGTTCTGTCCTGCTGGTGGGCCGTGGCCTTCCCCGGCGCTGCGATCTTCATCACCGTGCTGGCCGTGAGCCTCATTGGCGACGGCCTGAACGACGCCCTCAACCCCAAGCTGAGGGAACGCTGA
- a CDS encoding ABC transporter ATP-binding protein codes for MTFIGKTDTLLSVDDLKVHFPRGKAGWGRAPEVVKAVDGVSFEIRRGTTLAVVGESGSGKTTTALAVMRLSPVTSGRMQLGDTDLAALRGEALRQARTRMQIIFQDPFSSLNPRERAGAAVRAPLDLMRVGTPEERTRRVAELFEAVGLRPEQQHLFPHQFSGGQRQRINIARALATNPELVVCDEPVSALDIAIRAQILNLLSRLQRELGLTYLFISHDMAVVEHICDDIAVMYLGQIVERAPRRSFFARLLHPYSAALMSAVPTVSGGRRRAAHRIKLSGDPPSPINPPAGCRFAGRCPVAEPACAAELPPLREVAPDHWVRCRRVDVVDGLPHPPLSIPESP; via the coding sequence ATGACATTCATCGGCAAGACCGACACGCTGCTTTCGGTCGATGACCTGAAGGTGCACTTTCCGCGCGGCAAGGCCGGCTGGGGCCGCGCGCCCGAGGTGGTGAAGGCGGTGGACGGCGTGTCCTTCGAGATCCGGCGCGGCACCACGCTCGCGGTGGTGGGCGAATCGGGTTCCGGCAAGACCACGACCGCGCTCGCGGTGATGCGGCTGTCGCCCGTCACTTCGGGGCGCATGCAGCTCGGCGACACCGACCTGGCCGCCCTGCGCGGCGAGGCGCTGCGGCAGGCGCGCACGCGCATGCAGATCATCTTCCAGGACCCGTTTTCCTCGCTGAACCCGCGCGAGCGCGCGGGCGCCGCGGTGCGCGCGCCGCTGGACCTGATGCGGGTCGGCACGCCTGAAGAGCGCACGCGCCGCGTGGCGGAGCTGTTCGAGGCGGTCGGCCTGCGGCCCGAGCAGCAGCACCTGTTTCCGCACCAGTTCTCGGGCGGGCAGCGCCAGCGCATCAACATCGCGCGGGCGCTGGCCACCAACCCGGAACTGGTGGTGTGCGACGAGCCGGTGTCGGCGCTGGACATCGCGATCCGCGCGCAGATACTGAACCTGCTGTCGCGGCTGCAGCGCGAGCTGGGGCTGACCTACCTCTTCATCTCGCACGACATGGCGGTGGTGGAGCACATCTGCGACGACATCGCCGTGATGTACCTCGGCCAGATCGTCGAGCGCGCGCCGCGGCGCAGCTTCTTCGCGCGGCTGTTGCATCCGTACAGCGCGGCGCTGATGTCGGCGGTGCCCACGGTGAGCGGCGGGCGCCGGCGCGCGGCCCACCGCATCAAGCTGAGCGGCGATCCGCCGAGCCCCATCAACCCGCCCGCCGGCTGCCGCTTCGCCGGGCGCTGCCCGGTGGCGGAGCCGGCCTGCGCGGCCGAGCTGCCGCCCTTGCGCGAAGTCGCGCCCGATCACTGGGTACGCTGCCGGCGTGTCGACGTCGTCGACGGCCTGCCGCACCCTCCTCTTTCGATTCCAGAGTCGCCATGA
- the pdxR gene encoding MocR-like pyridoxine biosynthesis transcription factor PdxR, with the protein MPNPRATQWAQLFALPDQPALPLQARLRAAVVQAILEEHLSPGAPLPSSRELAALLGLSRNTVTSAYLQLIDEGFLEARPRSGVFVARNARPLSAAHAEPLVGRSGQASQPPDWQGRVLRSLVDKPTLSKPDRWRDYPYPFVYGNYDPQLFPTEDFRECCARSLARSQLPHWTPDFETDDVPDLIEQIRTRLLPKRGVFALKEEILVTMGAQHAYYLLAEALFDEQTRVGLEEPGHPHARNSFSLRQPKWVEVDVDEDGLVVDALPAADYLFVTPSHQSPTTATLSLERRQWLLRKAELQDFVIIEDDYEAENLYEGTPMPALKSLDKTGRVIYVGSVSKSLSPALRLGFIVAPRALIKELRVIRHAMVRHPSAFLQHAYALFLSLGHHESHARRVNHAMQERLALAAQALRDHLPDFEFRLPSGGASIWVQAPTWVDATELSLMARNHGVLIEAGDVFFARPPYPCPFFRLRLSSIAASQIPAGIRALGMAVEELALARGEKRPAGGRTH; encoded by the coding sequence ATGCCCAACCCGCGAGCCACCCAGTGGGCGCAGCTATTCGCGCTGCCCGACCAGCCGGCATTGCCCCTGCAGGCCCGCTTGCGGGCCGCCGTGGTGCAGGCCATTCTTGAAGAGCATCTGAGCCCCGGCGCGCCGCTGCCGTCGTCGCGCGAGCTGGCCGCGCTGCTGGGGCTGAGCCGCAACACCGTCACGTCGGCGTACCTGCAGCTGATCGACGAAGGCTTCCTGGAAGCGCGTCCGCGCAGCGGCGTGTTCGTGGCGCGCAACGCGCGGCCGCTGTCCGCCGCGCACGCGGAGCCGCTGGTGGGCCGCAGCGGGCAGGCCAGCCAGCCGCCGGACTGGCAGGGGCGCGTGCTGCGCTCGCTGGTCGACAAGCCCACGCTGTCGAAGCCCGACCGCTGGCGCGACTACCCGTATCCCTTCGTCTACGGCAACTACGACCCGCAGCTGTTTCCCACCGAGGACTTCCGCGAATGCTGCGCGCGCAGCCTGGCGCGTTCACAGCTGCCGCACTGGACGCCGGACTTCGAGACCGACGACGTGCCCGACCTCATCGAGCAGATCCGCACGCGACTGTTACCCAAGCGCGGCGTGTTCGCGCTGAAGGAAGAGATCCTGGTCACCATGGGCGCCCAGCATGCCTACTACCTGCTGGCCGAGGCGCTGTTCGACGAGCAGACGCGCGTGGGGCTCGAGGAGCCCGGCCATCCGCATGCACGCAACAGCTTTTCGTTGCGGCAGCCCAAGTGGGTGGAGGTCGATGTCGACGAGGACGGGCTGGTCGTCGATGCGCTGCCCGCGGCCGACTACCTTTTCGTCACACCCTCGCACCAGAGCCCGACGACCGCGACCCTGAGCCTGGAGCGGCGCCAGTGGCTGCTGCGAAAGGCGGAGCTGCAGGACTTCGTGATCATCGAGGACGACTACGAGGCGGAGAACCTGTACGAAGGCACGCCGATGCCCGCGCTCAAGAGCCTGGACAAGACAGGCCGGGTGATCTACGTGGGCTCTGTGTCCAAGAGCCTGTCGCCCGCGCTGCGGCTGGGGTTCATCGTGGCGCCGCGGGCGCTCATCAAGGAACTGCGGGTGATACGCCATGCGATGGTGCGGCATCCGAGTGCGTTCCTGCAGCATGCGTATGCGCTGTTTCTTTCGCTGGGGCACCACGAGTCGCATGCGCGGCGGGTCAACCACGCGATGCAGGAGCGGCTCGCTCTGGCCGCCCAGGCGCTGCGCGACCATCTGCCCGATTTCGAGTTCCGGCTGCCTTCGGGTGGGGCCTCGATCTGGGTGCAGGCACCGACCTGGGTGGATGCCACGGAGCTGTCGCTGATGGCGCGCAACCACGGCGTGCTGATCGAGGCCGGCGATGTGTTCTTCGCGCGGCCGCCGTATCCGTGTCCGTTCTTCCGGCTGAGGCTTTCGTCCATTGCGGCCTCGCAGATTCCGGCGGGCATCCGGGCCTTGGGGATGGCCGTGGAGGAACTGGCTCTGGCGCGAGGCGAGAAGAGGCCTGCCGGCGGGCGGACGCACTGA
- a CDS encoding ABC transporter ATP-binding protein, with protein sequence MATQDNALLRVQDLHVEFKTRRGQALVLNGVDFEIRAGETLCVVGESGCGKSMTALALLRLIPSPPGRIRSGQVLFQGEDLVQASDARMREVRGNRISMIFQEPMTSLNPVFSVGDQIGESLRLHAGMNAHAARERAIEMLRQVGIPAPERRVDEYPHQLSGGMRQRVMIAMALACRPDILIADEPTTALDVTVQAQIFDLLRELQRDKGTAIMLITHDMGAVAEMADRVMVMYAGRVIEQGTTEQVLSEPGHPYTRGLIDCLPELGSSAAYGDGAREDLAEIAGVVPSIWELGTGCAFRERCPRALARCATEVPPMFAVHGDIAPGIPHGAACWLHAQTLDQRQREAA encoded by the coding sequence ATGGCCACGCAAGACAACGCACTGCTGCGCGTGCAGGACCTGCACGTCGAGTTCAAGACCCGCCGCGGCCAGGCGCTGGTGCTCAACGGGGTCGACTTCGAGATCCGCGCCGGCGAAACGCTGTGCGTGGTCGGCGAGTCGGGCTGCGGCAAGAGCATGACGGCGCTGGCACTGCTGCGGCTCATTCCTTCGCCGCCCGGGCGCATCCGCAGCGGGCAGGTGCTGTTCCAGGGCGAAGACCTGGTGCAGGCCAGCGATGCCCGCATGCGCGAAGTGCGGGGCAACCGCATCTCGATGATCTTCCAAGAGCCCATGACCTCGCTGAACCCGGTGTTCAGCGTGGGCGACCAGATCGGCGAATCGCTGCGGCTGCACGCGGGCATGAATGCGCACGCGGCGCGCGAGCGTGCCATCGAGATGCTGCGGCAGGTGGGCATTCCAGCGCCGGAGCGGCGCGTGGACGAGTACCCGCACCAGCTCTCCGGCGGCATGCGCCAGCGCGTGATGATCGCGATGGCGCTGGCCTGCCGGCCCGACATCCTCATCGCCGACGAGCCGACCACCGCGCTCGACGTGACGGTGCAGGCGCAGATCTTCGACCTGCTGCGCGAGCTGCAGCGCGACAAGGGCACGGCCATCATGCTCATCACCCACGACATGGGCGCGGTGGCCGAGATGGCCGACCGCGTGATGGTGATGTACGCCGGCCGCGTCATCGAACAGGGCACGACCGAACAGGTGCTGTCGGAGCCCGGCCACCCTTACACGCGCGGGCTGATCGACTGCCTGCCGGAGCTCGGCAGCAGCGCGGCATACGGCGACGGCGCACGCGAGGACCTGGCCGAGATCGCGGGCGTGGTGCCGTCGATCTGGGAGCTGGGCACGGGCTGCGCCTTCCGCGAACGCTGCCCCCGCGCGCTGGCGCGCTGCGCGACGGAAGTGCCGCCCATGTTCGCGGTGCACGGCGACATCGCGCCCGGCATCCCGCACGGCGCGGCCTGCTGGCTGCATGCGCAGACCCTCGACCAGCGCCAACGGGAGGCCGCATGA
- a CDS encoding ABC transporter permease — protein MPFLRHAASRLLQALGLVIAVVVLNFVLVHAAPGDPVETIAGASGGMSPELMAQLRTQYGLDKSLPVQLAVYLGKVARGDLGYSYFFNLPVTQMIAERVPATLLLVLSSVLLAFFAGTALGVLSSRKPNGWLSQFITVLSLVGFAAPVFWLGIMLVILLASVFPILPVAGMRSIDSTGTGGFADMLDVAQHLVLPTLTLSLVYLAQYSRLARSSMLDVLGSDFIRTARAKGLADRVVLYKHALRNALLPVVTVLGLQFGNVLAGAILVETVFNWPGLGRLAFESVLRRDYPTILGVLLFSSVVVVVMNQLTDLCYRFIDPRIKTS, from the coding sequence CTGCCGTTTCTGCGCCATGCCGCCTCGCGACTTCTCCAGGCCCTGGGCCTGGTGATCGCGGTGGTGGTGCTCAACTTCGTGCTGGTGCACGCCGCGCCGGGCGACCCGGTGGAAACCATTGCCGGCGCCAGCGGCGGCATGTCGCCCGAGCTGATGGCGCAGCTGCGCACGCAGTACGGGCTCGACAAGTCGCTGCCGGTGCAGCTGGCCGTGTACCTGGGCAAGGTGGCGCGCGGTGACCTGGGCTACTCGTACTTCTTCAACCTGCCGGTCACGCAGATGATCGCCGAGCGCGTTCCCGCCACCCTCCTGCTGGTGCTGAGTTCTGTGCTGCTGGCGTTCTTCGCGGGCACCGCGCTCGGCGTGCTTTCGTCACGCAAGCCCAACGGGTGGCTGTCGCAGTTCATCACCGTGCTGTCGCTGGTGGGCTTTGCGGCGCCGGTGTTCTGGCTGGGGATCATGCTGGTGATCCTGCTGGCCTCGGTGTTTCCGATTCTTCCTGTCGCGGGCATGCGGTCCATCGACTCGACGGGCACCGGCGGCTTCGCGGACATGCTCGACGTGGCGCAGCACCTGGTGTTGCCCACGCTCACGTTGAGCCTGGTGTATCTCGCGCAGTACAGCCGGCTCGCGCGCTCGTCGATGCTCGACGTGCTGGGCTCGGACTTCATTCGCACCGCCCGCGCCAAGGGGCTGGCCGACCGCGTGGTGCTCTACAAGCATGCGCTGCGCAATGCGCTGCTGCCGGTGGTCACGGTGCTGGGGCTGCAGTTCGGCAACGTGCTGGCCGGAGCCATCCTGGTGGAGACGGTGTTCAACTGGCCGGGCCTCGGCCGGCTGGCCTTCGAGTCGGTGCTGCGGCGCGACTACCCGACCATCCTGGGCGTGCTGCTGTTCTCTTCCGTCGTGGTGGTGGTGATGAACCAGCTCACCGACCTGTGCTACCGCTTCATCGACCCACGGATCAAGACCTCATGA
- a CDS encoding NAD(P)/FAD-dependent oxidoreductase has protein sequence MTMTGTAQFATASATVDGASPEQQQQPTQAPFRPYDPQYDPLHAPDPGAGRAYAPTWWVASAGTPPEDDGPLVRDIDVDVAIIGSGATGMSTALYLAQEHGIRATVLEANQAAWGCSSRSGGQGQNASGRLKRSQWIARWGIDTARRLDAEIRGGFENFRHLTTQIDCDAFDGGHLYLAHRPEKLPILDAEARLMREQFGYATRMMSAEEVRRDYCDERETVGAMYEAEGIGIHPLKFTFGLMQRARALGVTVHTSSPVQGWHTVDGVHHLRTPAGVVRARRVAVCTGGYTGQALNPMLKNRIMPILSNSVVTRPLTDAELQATNFRSQTFLTDTRTLRFYYRLLKGNRLQIGSRSSVSGADAEHPVHLKLLTDAIARKFPPLAGIRIDYSWWGWVDMSHDMMPRITQPDAGKKIWYAVGYGGNGVSFSTWAGKRLAERVAGKDTGKEVFELPIYRSPLPFPNVLGLVESRAFAPFRRIGQRMLYKWYWLRDEK, from the coding sequence ATGACCATGACAGGCACGGCGCAGTTCGCCACCGCCAGCGCCACCGTCGACGGCGCATCGCCCGAGCAGCAACAGCAGCCGACGCAGGCACCGTTTCGCCCCTACGACCCGCAGTACGACCCGCTGCACGCGCCCGACCCCGGCGCCGGCCGCGCCTACGCGCCGACCTGGTGGGTGGCCAGCGCCGGCACGCCGCCCGAAGACGACGGACCGCTGGTGCGCGACATCGATGTCGACGTGGCCATCATCGGCTCGGGCGCCACCGGCATGTCGACCGCGCTCTACCTCGCACAGGAGCACGGTATTCGCGCCACCGTGCTCGAAGCCAACCAGGCCGCGTGGGGCTGCTCCAGCCGCAGCGGCGGCCAGGGCCAGAACGCGAGCGGCCGCCTCAAGCGCTCGCAGTGGATCGCGCGCTGGGGCATCGACACCGCCAGGCGGCTGGACGCCGAGATCCGCGGCGGCTTCGAGAACTTCCGCCATCTCACCACGCAGATCGACTGCGACGCCTTCGACGGCGGCCACCTCTACCTGGCGCACCGGCCCGAGAAGCTGCCGATCCTGGACGCCGAGGCGCGCCTGATGCGCGAGCAGTTCGGCTACGCCACCCGCATGATGAGCGCCGAGGAAGTGCGCCGCGACTACTGTGACGAACGCGAGACGGTCGGTGCGATGTATGAGGCCGAGGGCATCGGCATCCACCCCTTGAAGTTCACCTTCGGACTGATGCAGCGGGCTCGCGCGCTGGGCGTGACGGTGCACACCTCGAGCCCGGTGCAGGGCTGGCACACCGTCGACGGCGTGCACCACCTGCGCACGCCCGCGGGCGTGGTGCGCGCGCGCCGCGTGGCGGTGTGCACCGGCGGCTATACCGGGCAGGCGCTGAACCCGATGCTGAAGAACCGGATCATGCCGATCCTGTCGAACTCGGTGGTCACGCGCCCCCTCACCGACGCCGAACTGCAGGCCACCAACTTCAGGTCGCAGACCTTCCTGACCGACACGCGCACGCTGCGCTTCTACTACCGACTGCTCAAGGGCAACCGGTTGCAGATCGGCAGCCGCAGTTCAGTGAGCGGCGCCGACGCCGAACACCCGGTGCACCTGAAGCTGCTCACCGACGCCATCGCGCGCAAGTTCCCGCCGCTGGCGGGCATCCGCATCGACTACTCGTGGTGGGGCTGGGTCGACATGAGCCACGACATGATGCCGCGCATCACGCAGCCCGACGCCGGCAAGAAGATCTGGTACGCGGTGGGCTACGGCGGCAACGGCGTTTCCTTCTCGACCTGGGCCGGCAAGCGGCTGGCCGAGCGCGTCGCGGGCAAGGACACGGGCAAGGAAGTGTTCGAGCTGCCCATCTACCGCTCGCCGCTGCCCTTTCCCAATGTGCTGGGGCTGGTCGAGTCGCGCGCGTTCGCGCCGTTCCGGCGCATCGGGCAGCGCATGCTCTACAAGTGGTACTGGCTGCGCGACGAGAAGTAG
- a CDS encoding ABC transporter substrate-binding protein, with protein MPIPNPELPVFSRRATLLSASLAAAGTLLPLSVFAADEPRRGGTLVIGSTQTPRHLNGAVQSGIATAMPSTQIFASPLRFDDKWAPQPYLAESWKLADDGKSLTLKLRKDALFHDGKPVTSADVAFSILAIKANHPFTTMMGPVEKVDTPDPYTAVVRMSVPHPAIVLAMSPALCPILPKHIYGDGQDLKNHPRNTTDVIGSGPFRVAEFKPAQRVVLERFDKFFIPGRPYLDKVIINITPDSASLMLGLERGDIQMVPFATLPTDLKRLANDPKMSLTPKGYDGIGALNWLAFNTAKKPLSDVQVRKAIATAIDKNFITKALMGGFATVSDGPLVASSPFAVPDLVRYPLDLKKAGEMLDAAGYKAGAGGERFKLTIDYLPGVDDQQKNVAEYIRGQLKKVGITVEVRASADFPAWAKRLASHDFDMSMDTVFNWGDPIIGVHRTYLSTNIKPIVWTNTQSYANPKVDELLNTAGGLIDPTQRKAYYATFQKIVTDELPIEFINQVPYHTVASRKLGNVPVTIWGPLSPLDEVYFK; from the coding sequence ATGCCGATCCCCAATCCCGAGCTTCCAGTTTTCTCGCGCCGAGCCACCCTGCTGTCCGCCAGCCTCGCGGCGGCAGGCACCCTGCTGCCGCTGTCCGTCTTCGCGGCCGACGAGCCCAGGCGCGGCGGCACGCTGGTGATCGGCAGCACGCAGACGCCCCGGCACCTGAACGGCGCGGTGCAGTCGGGCATCGCCACCGCCATGCCGTCGACGCAGATCTTTGCCAGCCCGCTGCGCTTCGACGACAAGTGGGCCCCGCAGCCCTATTTGGCCGAGTCATGGAAGCTGGCGGACGACGGCAAGTCGCTCACGCTCAAGCTGCGCAAGGACGCGCTGTTCCACGACGGCAAGCCCGTTACATCAGCCGACGTGGCCTTCTCCATCCTGGCCATCAAGGCCAACCACCCCTTCACCACCATGATGGGCCCGGTCGAGAAGGTGGACACGCCCGACCCCTACACCGCCGTCGTGCGCATGAGCGTGCCGCACCCCGCCATCGTGCTGGCGATGTCGCCCGCGCTGTGCCCGATTCTTCCGAAGCACATCTACGGCGACGGACAAGACCTGAAGAACCACCCGCGCAACACCACCGACGTGATCGGCTCCGGCCCTTTCCGCGTGGCCGAGTTCAAGCCTGCCCAGCGGGTGGTGCTGGAACGCTTCGACAAGTTCTTCATCCCCGGGCGTCCCTACCTCGACAAGGTCATCATCAACATCACGCCCGACTCGGCGAGCCTGATGCTCGGCCTGGAGCGCGGCGACATCCAGATGGTGCCCTTCGCCACGCTGCCCACCGACCTGAAGCGCCTGGCCAACGACCCGAAGATGTCGCTCACGCCCAAGGGCTACGACGGCATCGGCGCGCTCAACTGGCTGGCATTCAACACGGCGAAGAAGCCGCTGTCGGACGTGCAGGTGCGCAAGGCCATCGCCACCGCCATCGACAAGAACTTCATCACCAAGGCGCTGATGGGCGGCTTTGCCACCGTGTCCGACGGCCCGCTGGTGGCCAGCAGCCCGTTCGCCGTGCCCGACCTGGTGCGCTACCCGCTCGACCTGAAGAAGGCCGGCGAGATGCTCGACGCCGCGGGCTACAAGGCGGGCGCGGGCGGCGAGCGCTTCAAGCTCACCATCGACTACCTGCCCGGCGTGGACGACCAGCAGAAGAACGTGGCCGAATACATCCGCGGCCAGCTCAAGAAGGTGGGCATCACGGTGGAGGTGCGCGCCTCGGCCGACTTCCCGGCCTGGGCCAAGCGGCTGGCCTCGCACGACTTCGACATGTCGATGGACACGGTGTTCAACTGGGGCGACCCGATCATCGGCGTGCACCGCACCTACCTCTCGACCAACATCAAGCCCATCGTCTGGACCAACACCCAGTCGTATGCCAACCCGAAGGTCGACGAGCTGCTCAACACCGCCGGCGGCCTGATCGACCCGACGCAGCGCAAGGCCTACTACGCCACCTTCCAGAAGATCGTGACCGACGAATTGCCGATCGAATTCATCAACCAGGTGCCGTATCACACCGTCGCCAGCAGGAAGTTGGGCAACGTGCCGGTCACCATCTGGGGGCCGTTGTCGCCGCTGGACGAGGTGTACTTCAAGTAA
- the tauA gene encoding taurine ABC transporter substrate-binding protein, which produces MTLSRRLSLQCAAALATAFTLSGAVFAQTKEVTFAHQDMLVPLRLVMESGEVEKATGYKINWRMFAGGGDVIRAMASGDVQMGETGSSPLTAAASQGQDIKLFWISADIANAEALVARNGTNINSIKDLAGKKVATPFVSTAHYQLMAGMKMDGVDAKSVNVMNMRPPEIAAAWERGDIDATFIWDPVLSKIKANGKTIATSGSIGKRGAPTFEGIVVNAKWAAANEPFMVAFVKALNRANEEYKATGKSWTPDSPQTKAMAKWTKADPKDVGAAMALYTFPTMAEQVSPTWLGGGAAKAMANTAAFLKEQGRVQEVKPDYSAFVTTAYVDKAMGK; this is translated from the coding sequence ATGACCTTGTCCCGACGTCTTTCCCTCCAGTGCGCAGCGGCCCTCGCGACCGCGTTCACGCTCAGCGGCGCGGTGTTCGCGCAAACCAAGGAAGTCACCTTCGCCCACCAGGACATGCTGGTGCCGCTGCGGCTGGTGATGGAATCCGGCGAGGTCGAGAAGGCCACGGGCTACAAGATCAACTGGCGCATGTTCGCGGGCGGCGGCGACGTGATCCGCGCGATGGCTTCGGGCGACGTGCAGATGGGCGAAACCGGCTCCAGCCCGCTCACGGCGGCGGCCAGCCAGGGCCAGGACATCAAGCTGTTCTGGATCTCCGCCGACATCGCGAATGCGGAAGCATTGGTGGCACGCAACGGCACCAACATCAACAGCATCAAGGACCTGGCCGGCAAGAAGGTGGCCACGCCCTTCGTGTCGACGGCGCACTACCAGCTCATGGCCGGCATGAAGATGGACGGCGTCGACGCCAAGAGCGTGAACGTGATGAACATGCGCCCGCCCGAGATCGCGGCGGCCTGGGAGCGCGGCGACATCGACGCGACCTTCATCTGGGACCCGGTGCTGTCGAAGATCAAGGCCAACGGCAAGACCATCGCCACGTCGGGCAGCATCGGCAAGCGCGGCGCGCCGACCTTCGAGGGCATCGTGGTCAACGCCAAGTGGGCAGCGGCCAACGAGCCTTTCATGGTGGCCTTCGTGAAGGCGCTGAACCGCGCGAACGAGGAGTACAAGGCCACCGGCAAGAGCTGGACGCCCGATTCTCCGCAGACCAAGGCCATGGCCAAGTGGACCAAGGCCGACCCGAAGGATGTGGGGGCTGCGATGGCGCTGTACACCTTCCCGACGATGGCGGAGCAGGTTTCTCCGACCTGGCTGGGCGGTGGTGCCGCGAAGGCGATGGCCAACACGGCGGCCTTCCTGAAGGAGCAGGGGCGGGTGCAGGAGGTGAAGCCGGACTACAGCGCGTTCGTGACCACTGCCTATGTCGACAAGGCGATGGGGAAGTAG